The genome window GCATGAGAGATGCCGAAGGCATACATGACCTTCTTGCCGGTTTTCTGCTCGTGATCGAGAATACGCGGCATGATCGCGGCGATGCGCTCTTTGAGCGGCGAATAGGCCGGGCTCATCAGCTTCTCGTCGTCCTTGATGAAATCGACACCAGACTGGATTAACTCGCCGACCAGTTCTGCGGTTTCGTGCGGACGCAGGCCAAGTGCCGGCTTGACGATGGTGCCGATGATCGGACGTTCCGCAACGCCGGTAAGGCGACGGCTTCCGGTGATACCGAATTGAGGGCCGGGATGTGCTGTGTGGAAAGCTTCCGGCAACTTCATGTCCACGACGCGGATGCCGGTCATGCCCTTGATCGAATAAACGCCGCCAACGGCTATCGTCATGAGTGCTGCAAGATCGGTGCCGATAGCATCAAGCGGAAATGCGATATCGACATCCGCGCGCTTGATTGGGCCATGTCCGGGTTCAAGCTCTGGCCATGTGGGGCACGTTGCGTCTTCCAGCGGACGGATTTCCAGCACACGCGCCGCGACGCGCGCCTTGAGTTCTTCCGTTTCACCCGGAACGGCGACAAACGTGCCGGTCGACTGATCGCTCGCAATCTTCGCGGCCATCTGTTCGATGCTGCCGGTGGTCTCAATGCGATAGGTCAGGTGGATGTACATGGCTACTACCGGAACAGGCGATTGGTTCGTTGCCCGCGATACTTCGCTGGCTTTTACAGGTCGACTGGTATAATGAGTATTCCATTATGCGCAAGTGAAAAATTGTGCGGCGCTCGGGCTGCTGTGG of Brucella intermedia LMG 3301 contains these proteins:
- the oiaX gene encoding 3-oxo-isoapionate-4-phosphate decarboxylase OiaX: MYIHLTYRIETTGSIEQMAAKIASDQSTGTFVAVPGETEELKARVAARVLEIRPLEDATCPTWPELEPGHGPIKRADVDIAFPLDAIGTDLAALMTIAVGGVYSIKGMTGIRVVDMKLPEAFHTAHPGPQFGITGSRRLTGVAERPIIGTIVKPALGLRPHETAELVGELIQSGVDFIKDDEKLMSPAYSPLKERIAAIMPRILDHEQKTGKKVMYAFGISHADPDEMMRNHDMVLKAGGNCAVVNINSVGFGGMSFLRKRSGLVLHAHRNGWDVLTRNPGAGMDFRVYQQFWRLLGVDQFQINGIRVKYWEPDESFVNSFKAVSTPLFEPSDCPLPVAGSGQWGGQAPETYERTGRTTDLLYLCGGGIVSHPGGPAAGVRAVQQAWEAAVAGIPLETYAADHPELAASLAKFGKGGE